The Candidatus Bathyarchaeota archaeon genomic interval CCTTAAAGTCTGACTATTTAAGGCGACTATAACAGTGCTTAGGGACATTATTATCGCGCCGATGGCTGGCGGTAGATTCACGCCGTAGCCTGCTAGCACACCTGCTGCTAAGGGTATTGTCACCGTGTTGTAGCCGGCTGCCCACCATAGGTTTTGAACCATTTTAGAGTAGGTTTTGCGGGAAACGTCTATGGCTTTAACCACGTCCCGCGGGTCGTTTCGAACGAGGATTATGTCGGCGCTTTCAATTGCCACGTCTGTTCCAGCGCCTATGGCTATGCCCACATCCGCTGTGACAAGCGCCGGAGCGTCGTTGATGCCGTCGCCTACCATGGCAACGCGGTAGCCTCCGTCTCTTAGAAACTTTATTTTTTCCGCCTTTTTGTCGGGTAAAACTCTGGCGAAATAGTTGTCTATGCCGAGTTCCTTGGCAACCCAGCTGGCAACTTCTTCCGAGTCACCGGTAAGCATGTAAACCTTTACGCCTCTCTTTTTGAGTTCCCTAACAGCCTCGTAGGATTCTTCCCTAATAATGTCAGCCAAAGCCAAGGCGCCGGCAAGCTTGCCATCAACAACCACAAAGACAACGGTTTTGCCTTGCCTTTGCAACTCCGCTATTTTTGGGTCGTTGACGCTTATGCCCAACTCGTCTAGGAGATTTACGCTTCCAACATAAACCTCGTTTTTTCCAACCTTGGCGTAGGCACCTCGCCCAGGTAGAGCCTTAAATTCTTTGACTTGTGGAATTTTGGCTCCCTTGTTTCTGGCGTACTCCACTATGGCTTTTGCAATCACGTGCTCTGAGTTGAGTTCAACGGCGGCTGTTAAACTCAAAAGCTTTTCCTCAGACATTTGTGTAACGATGTCTGTTACGCCGAACTTGCCAACAGTTAAGGTGCCGGTTTTGTCGAAGACTACAACGTCCACGTCTTTAACCATTTCAAAGGCACGTCTATCCCTTATGAGGATGCCGCTCTTTGCGGTTATTGATGTGGAAATTGCCACAACCAGCGGTATCGCCAAGCCAAGCGCATGGGGACAAGCGATGACAAGCACTGTTACAGCCCTTTCAAGGGCAGCATCTGAACCAGCCAGAAAACTCCATGCTATGAAGGAGGTTATTCCAGCCACAAGCGCCACGTAAAAGAGCAGAGCTGCAGCCCTGTTCGCCAAATCCTGTGTTCGCGAACGGCTTTCTTGGGCTTGTTTGACAAGCTTTATGACCTGCGCTAGATAGGTTTCTTCGCCTATCCTTTCAATACGCACTTTTAGCATGCCTTCGCTGTTTATGGAGCCGCCCACCACTTTGTCGCCGATGGTTTTGCTTATGGGCTTTGACTCCCCAGTCAGCAGCGCCTCGTTAACCGAAGACGTACCCTCAACGACAACGCCGTCTGACGGTATTTTCTCTCCGGGGCGAACTAACACAACGTCGCCCTTCTGCAGCTGGGCTGTTGGCACATCTACGATTTCGCCATTTTTGACCAAGTGGGCTGATGTTGGCATTATGCGGACAAGCTCCTCCAGTGCCATGGAAGCGCCCATAACGCTCTTGGCTTCAACCCAATGACCCAAAAGCATAACATCAATCAATGTTGCAAGCTCCCAGTAGAAGTCTTTTCCGCTAAAGACAAAGACTGTTCCAAGCGAGTAGAACATAGCAACTGAAATGGCTACACCGATAAGCGTCATCATGCCCGGCTGTTTAGCCTTAATCTCGTCCGTCAAGCCTTTGAGGAAGGGCCAGCCGCCATAAACATAGACTATCAGAGATAACAGTGAAAGGATTTCCTTCTGGAAGGGGATTTTAAGCCACTCTAAGCCAAACCACATCTGAATCATTTCGGAAAGTAGCAAAATTGGAACCGTTAACACAAGCGAAACCCAAAATCTCCGCTTAAATTCCCCCACGTGATGGGCATGGTGATGATGACTATGGGTGCTCAAATGCCTCCGCTCCAGTATCTAGCCTTTAAGCTTCTCAAGAATTATTGCGGGACAGATTTTCTTAACCCCTTCTATTGGCCCGATTTTTTCAGATATAAGCCTCGTTAGTTCTCGGCCGTCTTTTGTCCAGATTTCCGTCATTATCATGTGGTCGCCGGTGGATGTGGCGACGCTTCGGATTTCTTTGAACTCGCAGAGTTTTTGGGCAACCTCCAAAAGTTTAGGTGGATCCACATCTATGCCAACAATAGCCACGGTGTTTAATCCTATCATCGCTGGGTTTATTTCAACAGTGAACCTTTTTATTACGCCTTTTTCTTTAAGGGCTTGAACCCTCTTGCGGATTGTGGACTCGCTTAATCTGAGCTTTTGAGCTATCTCTAAAAAGGGAAGCCTTGCATCCTCCTGCAGAAGCTTTAGGATTTTCTGATCAACTTCGTCTATTTCCGCATTTTTTCGCGCCATTTTCGTATCATCTTGTACGATTTTAGCTGAAATTTGTACGAAAAGCATATATGCCTTGAAAGATAAAAAGATTGTGGTATACGGAAGTGGAGAAGGATGTAAAATGGAGAAAGTTGAAGAGAAAAAACCGCTTTTGAGTCTCGGCGAAGTGGTTCCAGATTTTGAGGCGCTGACAACCCATGGCAAGATTAGGCTTTCAGACTTTAAGGGAAGATGGGTTATCCTGTTTTCACATCCCGCTGACTTCACACCTGTCTGCACAACGGAGTTTGTGGCTTTCGCTCAAATTTATCCTGAGCTTGTCAAACGCAACGTCCAACTTATAGGATTAAGCATTGACAGTGTCTACTCCCACATCGCATGGGTTAAAACCATCAAGGAAAAATTTGGCATAACAATACCATTCCCAGTGATCGCCGATTTAGACATGAAAGTAGCCAGCTTATTCGGCATGATACATCCCAAACAAAGCACGACAGCAGCAGTTCGCTGTGTCTTTGTAATAGACCCGGAAATGAAATTACGCGCAATGATATATTACCCGCTGAATGTAGGTAGAAACATGGACGAGATTTTGAGGCTTATTGACGCGCTACAAACAGCTGACAAGTACAAGGTGGCTTTGCCAGCCAACTGGAGACCCGGCGACCCGGTGATAGTGCCGCCTCCAACAACTCAAGAGGATGCTGAAAAACGTTTGCAGGAAGCCGCTCAACAAGGCTACGAGTGCGTTGACTGGTTCCTATGCAAGAAAAAGCTTCCATAAACCTCCTTTTTATGCATTTAATTGAGGTGAAAGTGTTTGGTGCAGAAGCTTCGTTCCACAGCTAAGCTTGTGAAAGACTTTCGAATAAATGTTGACAACGGCAGAGCCCACAGCGTCTGCCTTGACCTACCGCCTGAACTTGGAACAAATATGGGACCCACAGCTCTTGAATTATGCGTAATGAGCTATGCGGGCTGTTTCGCAACAATTTTCGCTTTGATGGCTAAGAAAATGAGAGTTCAGCTTAATGACTTGGAAGTTAAACTTGAAGCCGTAAAATCCGACGAGGCTGGAACCCTAACAGAAGCAGCTTTTGATATCCTCGTGAAAACCGACGCTTCAGAGGAAACAGTTCAGAGAATTTTCAAGCTGACGGTGGAAAACTGTCCGGTTGGGAAGCTTTTCGAAAGAGCCAACGTCAAGATCAGCTATAACCTAAAAACAGAAAGATAGGAGCTAGATGCCTTTGACAAAGTGGGAATGCTCGATTTGCGGGTACATTTACGACCCGGTGATTGGAGACCCGGAGCACGGCGTAAAACCCGGAACACCCTTCGAGGCTCTACCTGAAGATTGGGTTTGCCCAATTTGCGGAGCCCCTAAAGACCAGTTTGTTAAGAAGGAATAGTTTTATGGAGGTGAATGCTTTGGAGCAGACTAAACTCTATGTTTTGCCGCAGCTGCTTTACGGCTATGGAGATTTGCAGCCTTACATGTCTGAGGAGCAGTTGCGGATACACCACACCAAACACCATCAAGCCTACGTTAACGGGGCGAACGCCATCCTCCAAAGGCTGGACAAAGCTCGCAGGGAAAACCTAGACATCGACGTTAAGGCTACACTTAAAGAGCTTTCATGGAACGTGGCTGGGCATTTGCTGCATTCGCTATTCTGGGGCAACCTAGCCCCGCCAAGCAGAGACGGCGGGAAGCCCGGCGGCAAACTCGCCGATAAAATCGCTGAAGAATTCGGAAGCTTTGAACGCTTCAAGAAAGAGTTTTCACAGGCAGCTCTAAGCGTTGAAGGCTCCGGCTGGGCAGCCCTAACATTATGTAGGCAGACGGGCCGCCTAATGCTTATGCAGGTGGAAAAACACAACGTGAACGTTTATCCAATGTTCCGCATACTAATGGTTTTAGATGTTTTCGAACACGCCTACTACATAGACTACAAAAATGACAGAGCCAAGTTCGTCGAAGCTTTCTGGAACATAGTAAACTGGGACGAAGTCGACAGACGCTTGGAAGAATCCCTAAAATAGGATGAGGGAAAGTGGCAAAAATTCTAGTACTTTATTATAGTAAGACTGGCAACACTGAGAAGATGGCTAGGGCCGTGGCTGAAGGCGCAAAAACAGTGCAAGGCATCGAAGTGGAATTAACCTATCATGTGACGGCGGAGCAGCTGAAGGAGTTTGACGCCATAATTGTGGGGACACCAACATATCACCATGACACAACCATCGACATTAAAAAGCTGTTTGAAGATGCGGCTGCAAAAAACATAGACTTGAAGGACAAGGCTGGTGCTGCTTTTGGATCCTACGGGTGGAGTGGCGAAGCCCCGAGACTGGTCCTTGAAATTATGAAAAACAGGTTTAGTATGGACGTGGCGGAGCCTCCTCTTTTGGCGAAGTACACACCGGACCAAGCGATGCTTGAAAAGTGCAAGGAGTTTGGGCGGAGAGTTGCTGAGAGGCTTATCCATAAATAGGTTAAAGTGGACATATTATGTATGGAGAAAGGGGTTATGCCCTCAAAAAGTGAGCTTTTAAATTTTATTAAACGACAGATAGAAGTGGAGAACGAGATTGTTGATTCGCTTAACGAAGCTTTGAAAACTATTGGCAATCCGTCGGTTAGGGGTGTTTTGAAAGGGATTTCGCTTGATTCTCTAAAGCATGCGGAAATGTATGATGCAGCCTTGAAGCTTTTAACTACAACCCAGCAGGCGCTTGCCCAAGAGCATCTTGACAAGCAGCGAAGTCTTGTAGAGAAGCATATCCGTGTGGAAGCCGAGCTGATTAAGAAGATAAGTGATATCTTACCAACAGTTGAAAATGAGAAAGTTAAGCTTCTTTTAACCGCCATACTTGCCGACGAAAGGAGACATCATGAACTTCTGAAAGCGGTTTTGGAAATCATTGTTAGAGGCGAAACAATAACCGAGGAAGACTGGTGGGACATTCTCTGGAAAAATGTGCCGTTCCACGGAGCACCGGGTGGTTAGCTTACATGCTTCAAATCCCCCTTTTTTCGTGAAAGTTTTAAAATTGAACTTTAAATAAAACTGGAAAGGAGGTGAATTTGTTGGTTTCTAAAAAGTTGTTGGAAATGTTGAATGACGCCATCGCAAGGGAGATGCAAGTCGCTATCCAATACATGTGGCAGCACGTTCAATGGAGCGGAGTTAAAGGCTTCGCCGTCCAAGAAGAACTCAAAAAAGTGGCAATTACAGAGATGAAGCATGCAGAAGCTATTGCTGAAAGGCTTTTCTATTTAGGCGGGACGCCCACCACAAAGCCAACCGAAATTTTTGTTGGTAAAACCCTTAAGGAAATGATTGAACGAGACATAAAAGACGAGGAAAACGCCATAAACCTATACAAGGAGATAATAGCCCAAGCCCAGAAAGAGGGCGATGTAACAACAGCATTCTTATTTGAAGGAATTCTCAAGGACGAAGAGGAACACCATGACCTATTCACAACTCTAGCAGAAGAACTATAAACACGCAACTCCATTCCCTTCACACCCTTTTTATTTATTTTGACGTATGTTTCTGCACTAATGAACTAGAGGGGGGAGTAGGGAAATAAGCTGTGAGTGTTTGCCATTTTCTTTGCGAAAGTTTAATTTGTGCTGAAAACACAGTGGCAAAATATAATCGGCATGAAAGGTGAGAAATGTATGTTATCCCAGATGCCTACCAAGATGGAGAAGGTTTCAAAGAAGCCGTTAGACTGTGAAATTTTGAGGGTTGCTATAATCGCTGAATTGGACGCTGTGAACCTTTATGAGCAAATGGCAGCCGTCGCTAACAATGAGAAGGTCAAGAAAGTGCTCTTAGAAGTTGCCAAGGAAGAGAAAACCCATGTCGGCGAGTTTCAAGCATTGCTCCTGAAGGAGGATGTAGAGCAAGCCCAAGAGTTGGAAAAGGGGAAAAAAGAAGTCGAGGAAATAACAGAATAAGTGTTGAGCGTTTCAATGTATATTCTTAAATAACAACCCTTTTATTTTTAACACGCCACATGCTGAACATTAAGTGATTAAGAGAAATGATGTGGAAACACTTAATTGGAATCCTTATACAATCGCTGCTGGCCAGCGCTAAACTAGACTGGCACTGGGGAATGAGAGAAGGCCTAACGCTGCTTTTCGCTCTTGCCTTGTTCTTTATAGAACTGTTTGTGCTGGCGGTTCTGCTTTACCTTGCAGGCTTAATTGTCGTCGGCAAAAAGCGTGCATTGTTTTCAGACGCCTTTATAATAGCGCTTCTTGGAACAGTGCTGTCAACACTTTTTGTGATCTTTCTTCCAAACCTCATCGCGCTACTGCTCATAGTTGTTACATGGCTGTTACTGATAAAACGCTTATTTGAAACAGGCTGGCTTGGCGCCATCGCCGTAGGCATACTGGCCATCTTAATCTACTTGGCAATCCTCATGCTGTTAGCCTTCGTCCTCGGGCTTCTGGGCTGGATAACCCGGTGGCTCACTACTATACCCTTCTAGAGACAACAAGCGAGGTTTAACTGTTGTCAGAATCTAAGAAGCACACAGCCTTGCTGGGCTTAGTCTTCCTCGCTTTTTTGCTTTTATCATCCTACGAAAACACTGTTTTCTTCAATCTTTTGTTGAGAGAAATCCTCAAAAACCAGTTTTTGGCTGTTGGAACGCTTTTGTTACACAACCTCCTTGTGGTCTCGCTTATTTTGCTTGGCATGAGCTTTTACGTCAGCCTCGTGCAATCTGGATTTTTTAGAAGAGAAAAACACTCTCACATAGTTTTGGAGCACCCGAGAATATTCGCCCTCGTTTTTACAGTGGTGGTAGTTTTCCTAAGCATATTGAGGGGGTGTACCCTTATATATGGCGGAGTTAGCCTCGAGACCTTACCTGCAATACTTCTGATAAGTACACCAATCGGCTTGGTGGAGGGCTACGGCATATACACAACAATAAAGAAGACGCTAAGCCAAACAATGAAGACAAGAGACCTGGCCTTCATTTACAGTATTTTTCTAGCTGCAGCGGTGTTAGAGGTAACCTTCATAAACGTTCTCATTCTAGTTTTAAGGCTGTCCGCCTAAACTGGCAATTGCTTCCTCTGTTTTCCGCAGTTTCTCGCTCAACTCTTTAATGAGACTTCTAAGCTTTGGGCTAAGCTTAACAGGGTATTTGGCAGCGCCCCGGAGGCGCTTGTATTTGTCTGGAAGTCTAGCAAGATTGTCTAAAGCCCTTTTCCGGATATCCTCAAGCGAAGGCAAATTGTACACTATTCTGCCCTTTTCCATGACTTTAACCAGCAGTGGTTCCCCGCTGATTTTTTCGCCTTCGAGAGCTATGACGTCCTTTATAAAGTTGCCTTTGTCGTCTACAAATCTATGGACCTGTTTTCTTCCAGGCAATGTGGCTTTTCTTTCGCTGAGCTTCATTATCGGAACAAACTCGCCTTTTTCGTTGGCTCTTTCGCACAGCTTGTATATTATATCCACATACGGTCTGTCAGCTGAAGTCCCCATCTTTGTACCAACGCCGAAAGCATCAATTTTTGCCCCCCTACTCAATAGTTCTTCTATTCTATACTCGTCTAGGTCTCCGCTGGCGAAAATTTGCACATAGCCAAGCCCATTTTTATCGAGCATCTCTCTAACCCTGTGGCTTATCGCCACAAGGTCACCGCTGTCAATACGTACCCCTCGAAGTCTAAACCCTTGTCTTTCAAGCTCTTTAGCGACTTTTATGGCGTTTTCAGCACCCTTAACGTTGTCAAAGGTGTCTATGAGAAGCGTAACCTTATCTGGAAACGTTCTAGCAAAAGCCCTAAAAGATTCTAACTCATTACTGAAAAACATGACAAAAGAATGCGCCATAGTCCCAAAAACTGGCATGCCATAAACCATTCCGGCGAGAACGTTTGACGTGCCGTTGCAGCCAGCTATGTAGCTTGCCCGTGCAACCTTCATGCCAGCATCCGTTCCGTGTTCCCGTCTTAATCCAAACTCGATTACGGTTCTGCCTTTAGCAGCGTAAACAACTCTAGAAGCTTTTGTAGCGATGGTTGTCTGCAAATTAATGGTGTTCAAGGCGAAGGTCTCTATCAACTGAGCCTCGATTATTGGGGCTGTAACCCTAATCAAAGGCTCGTTTGGAAAAACCACAGTCCCCTCCGGAACCGCCCAAACATCACCAGTGAAGCGGAAATCCTTCAAATAATTCAGAAAATCATCCTTAAACCCTAAACTTTTCAGATATTTTATGTGTTCTTCTGTGAACTTCATTTTTTCTAGAAAAAGCAGAACCTGTTCTAAACCAGCAAAAAGGAAATAGGAACGGTTTGGTGGAAGACGCCTAATGAATAGGTCGAAGGTGGCTGGCTCAAACTTTTTGTGGTCAAAATAGCTAGCACACATGGTAAGCTCGTATAAATCTGTGAGCATGCTCATGTTAGACTCGTTAACGAAGCCCAACGTGCCTTTCATAGACTTTCACCATGCGACAACCAACTAATATCCCTTTTTCTATCCGGGGAACGGGCAAGTTTTAGCGGGACACCCTCCAGCATATTCTGATTCTGCTGCCACGAAAGTTTTCTCAGCAGTTTTCACCTCGCCAATGTAGAGCACTTGCTCCGGCTTGCTTCCATAACGGAACACCGTTATACCCTTACATTTCAACCGCCAAGCAAGTTCAAACACTTTACGGACGTCCTCAACAGTAGCCTCGAAAGGTAAGTTTACAGTTTTTGAAACAGCGTTATCCGTATATTTCTGGAAGGCAGCCTGCATCCGCACGTGCCATTCTGGCGCAATGTCCAAGGCTGTTACGAAAACCTTTTTCACGTCTTCTGGAATCTTGTCAATTTTCTGCACAGAACCAGTTTTAGCAATCTCCTCAAGAAGCCTTGCATCATAGAAGCCTCTTTCCTTGGCTATTATTTCGAAAAGCGGATTCGTTTCAAAAAGTCTTGTACCATCTAAAACGTTTCTAATGAAAGATATAGCGAACAGGGGTTCAATCCCTGAAGAGCAACCGGCTATAATGCTTATGCTACCTGTTGGTGCAATAGTAGTGACTGTGGCGTTTCTCATAGCCTTGTACTTATCTTTCCAGATACTTTTGTCAAAGTTTGGGAATGACCCACGTTTTTCAGCTATTTCCTCAGACTTACGGTGGGCTTCCTCGTCGATAAAACGCATCAGTTTTTCGGCAAGTTCCAAGGCTTGTTCAGAATTGTATGGGATCCCAAGCTTTATGAGCATATCAGCGAATCCCATCACGCCTAGGCCTATTTTCCTATTTGCTTTTGTTATCCTTTCAATCTCCTTTAGCGGATATTTGTTAGCGTCTATAACATTGTCTAAGAAGTGGACGGCATTGTGCACGGTTTCTCTAAGTTTTTCCCAGCTGATTTTCCCGTTTTCCACCATGCGGGAAAGGTTAATTGAACCGAGATTACACGACTCGTAAGGCAAAAGCGGCTGTTCACCACATGGGTTGGTTGCTTCTATACGCCCTAACTCTGGTGTAGGGTTATGCCTATTAACTTCGTCTATGAATATTACGCCGGGATCACCGCTCGCCCACGCGGAACGTGCAATTAAATCCCAAACTTCTCTGGCTTTAAGCTCGCTTGTCTTATCTCTATTTCTTGGGTTAATAAGCCAGTAGTTGCCGTTTTCTTCAACCGCTTTCATGAAATCATCTGTCACCGCCACTGAAATGTTAAAATTAGACAAGAAGCCGGGTTTCTGTTTAGCTGTTATAAACTCTAATATGTCTGGATGGTCGATGCGCAGAATACCCATCATAGCACCTCTCCGCTTTCCGCCAGCCTTTATAACTTCTGTGGCAACGTCGAAAACCCTCATGAAACTTACTGGCCCAGAAGCTACGCCCTTTGTGGACATCACTATGTCACCTTTCGGTCTAAGCCTTGAAAAGTCGAAGCCCACCCCACCGCCGCTCTTCTCAATTAAAGCCATATTCTTCACCGCCGTGAAAATACTGTCTAATGAGTCTTCAACCGGTAGCACAAAACATGCAGAAAGTTGTCCAAGTCTTGTGCCCGCATTAAAAAGTGTAGGTGAATTCGGCAGAAATTCCAGCCTTGCCATCATTTTGTAAAAAGTTTCCTCGCTTGTCTTCGGATTATCACCATATCTTCTGTCTACTCTTGCTATGGCTCTGGCAACTCGACGGAACATTTGCGCAGGAGTCTCAATTACACGCTCGTTTTCATCTTTCAATAGATAACGTTTCTTCAAGACTTCAAGCGCATTAACCGACAACTTCGGTTCTTCAATTCCAAGCTGCGCCCTAAGCTGCCTTATCTCCGTCTTTCTCTCTCTATAGGCTTGATATTCAACGGCCACCTCTTCGAAACCATTTTTCTTTAAAACCTCTATAACCGCGTCTTGAACATCTTCAACTGATGGAATTTTTTCCTTAAACCTTTCCTCCAGAAGCCCTACAACTTCTCGTGTCAGTTTTTCAGCTTTTTCGCCATTTTCAAGTTCCACGGCTACAAAAGCCTTGTGAATGGCGCTTCGAATCCGTTCATGGTTAAAGTCAACTATGCGACCGTCTCTCTTTCTAATTCTTGTTATGGGCATGGCTTTTCAACTCTAGAAGAAAAGCAAAATGAAATATAAAGCTTGAAAGGAAGACGAAAGAAGCAACGCCCAGCGTAGGCTCGTATTTACCATGTAAAAGTTCCCTCTGCGATTCTGATTCCTCTATTATTCTGTTCGGCTATAGTTTATACATGCAACATGAGAGGATTTTCGAGCATGTAAGAAATGTCCACAAGACTTCTCTTGGCCGGGATACACGCTTTCATCGACGGAAGCCAAACCTTGGCGGAAGAAACCTAAAATTAAGTCAAAGTCTTTTCAATGCATTTGTAAGCTCTTTATGTTTTGGCGAAACAACAGCGTCCATGAAATATTTTGCTTTCCAACTTTTTAGCAACTTTTTGGCTGCCAACGGGCCTTTTGTTTAACTATAAAAACTTTGATGTGGCTAACCCATTTCCGCCGCCACTGGACACATTCTCCTGTAGCCGGCTATGAGAACCTACATAAGTTAAGGAAAGCTTTGATTACTAAAATTCAGACAAGCGTTTTATGATTCTAAAGTTTGAGATTTGAAAATTTTATATAGGGCTATTGTTATTGTAGTGTTGAGTGTCATGGCGGATATCTGTCAAATATGCGGGCTTCCCAAGGACTTATGTGTCTGCGGTGAAATAGGAAAAGAGCAGCAAAGGATTCGCATAAGGTTTGAAACAAGGAAGTTTGGCAGACCAACAACAATTGTGGAAGGCTTGGACAACAAAGACACAGACATCGGAAGCATAGCACAAAAACTCAAAAGCTTCTGCGCTTGTGGTGGGACAGCAAAAAATGGACAAATAATACTCCAAGGAGACCACCGCGAAAAAGTTCGCCAGTACCTAATAAAACTCGGATATCCTGAGGAAAACATAGAAGTTCAGTAGACCTTAGAGACTGCAAAGGGGATTAAGCCAACGGGATTCCTACAAAACCTGCGTGAGATATTTAAAACTCTAAGACACTGTAGACCATCAAAAATTTATTGTCCAAAATGCGGAAGCTCGAAACTCCATCTGTCAAACAGTTTAGATTATTGGCTAACTCCTAAAAAATATTTTTGTGAGGACTGCGGCTATTATGGACCAATAGTTATGGAGCTTGAAGAGGACAGAAAAAATGGCTACTAACCCGAGAACACTTAGTCCGGCAATTCGAGGTTAAGCTGTCTCTTTAAAGTTTTGTAGCGGTTCCGCACTGTAACCTCTGTAACACCAGCAGCTTCTGCAATGTCTTTTTGAGTCTTCTTTTCGTTACCCATTAAACACGCAATGTAAAGGGCTGCGGCTGCAAGCCCCATTGGATCTTTGCCTGCTGCAGCCCTACGTTTTTTAGCTTCTCTCAAGATTTGTATGGCAATCCCCTGCGTTTTGCCAGAAATTCCAGTT includes:
- a CDS encoding vitamin B12-dependent ribonucleotide reductase, which gives rise to MPITRIRKRDGRIVDFNHERIRSAIHKAFVAVELENGEKAEKLTREVVGLLEERFKEKIPSVEDVQDAVIEVLKKNGFEEVAVEYQAYRERKTEIRQLRAQLGIEEPKLSVNALEVLKKRYLLKDENERVIETPAQMFRRVARAIARVDRRYGDNPKTSEETFYKMMARLEFLPNSPTLFNAGTRLGQLSACFVLPVEDSLDSIFTAVKNMALIEKSGGGVGFDFSRLRPKGDIVMSTKGVASGPVSFMRVFDVATEVIKAGGKRRGAMMGILRIDHPDILEFITAKQKPGFLSNFNISVAVTDDFMKAVEENGNYWLINPRNRDKTSELKAREVWDLIARSAWASGDPGVIFIDEVNRHNPTPELGRIEATNPCGEQPLLPYESCNLGSINLSRMVENGKISWEKLRETVHNAVHFLDNVIDANKYPLKEIERITKANRKIGLGVMGFADMLIKLGIPYNSEQALELAEKLMRFIDEEAHRKSEEIAEKRGSFPNFDKSIWKDKYKAMRNATVTTIAPTGSISIIAGCSSGIEPLFAISFIRNVLDGTRLFETNPLFEIIAKERGFYDARLLEEIAKTGSVQKIDKIPEDVKKVFVTALDIAPEWHVRMQAAFQKYTDNAVSKTVNLPFEATVEDVRKVFELAWRLKCKGITVFRYGSKPEQVLYIGEVKTAEKTFVAAESEYAGGCPAKTCPFPG
- a CDS encoding copper-translocating P-type ATPase, yielding MSTHSHHHHAHHVGEFKRRFWVSLVLTVPILLLSEMIQMWFGLEWLKIPFQKEILSLLSLIVYVYGGWPFLKGLTDEIKAKQPGMMTLIGVAISVAMFYSLGTVFVFSGKDFYWELATLIDVMLLGHWVEAKSVMGASMALEELVRIMPTSAHLVKNGEIVDVPTAQLQKGDVVLVRPGEKIPSDGVVVEGTSSVNEALLTGESKPISKTIGDKVVGGSINSEGMLKVRIERIGEETYLAQVIKLVKQAQESRSRTQDLANRAAALLFYVALVAGITSFIAWSFLAGSDAALERAVTVLVIACPHALGLAIPLVVAISTSITAKSGILIRDRRAFEMVKDVDVVVFDKTGTLTVGKFGVTDIVTQMSEEKLLSLTAAVELNSEHVIAKAIVEYARNKGAKIPQVKEFKALPGRGAYAKVGKNEVYVGSVNLLDELGISVNDPKIAELQRQGKTVVFVVVDGKLAGALALADIIREESYEAVRELKKRGVKVYMLTGDSEEVASWVAKELGIDNYFARVLPDKKAEKIKFLRDGGYRVAMVGDGINDAPALVTADVGIAIGAGTDVAIESADIILVRNDPRDVVKAIDVSRKTYSKMVQNLWWAAGYNTVTIPLAAGVLAGYGVNLPPAIGAIIMSLSTVIVALNSQTLRKYEPEVVKGIMAKKRLVTDPVCGMKIDPDTAYSKIEYDGRVIYFCSRICEEEFKKNPKKYAK
- a CDS encoding superoxide dismutase, with product MEVNALEQTKLYVLPQLLYGYGDLQPYMSEEQLRIHHTKHHQAYVNGANAILQRLDKARRENLDIDVKATLKELSWNVAGHLLHSLFWGNLAPPSRDGGKPGGKLADKIAEEFGSFERFKKEFSQAALSVEGSGWAALTLCRQTGRLMLMQVEKHNVNVYPMFRILMVLDVFEHAYYIDYKNDRAKFVEAFWNIVNWDEVDRRLEESLK
- a CDS encoding demethoxyubiquinone hydroxylase family protein; amino-acid sequence: MLSQMPTKMEKVSKKPLDCEILRVAIIAELDAVNLYEQMAAVANNEKVKKVLLEVAKEEKTHVGEFQALLLKEDVEQAQELEKGKKEVEEITE
- a CDS encoding OsmC family protein; amino-acid sequence: MVQKLRSTAKLVKDFRINVDNGRAHSVCLDLPPELGTNMGPTALELCVMSYAGCFATIFALMAKKMRVQLNDLEVKLEAVKSDEAGTLTEAAFDILVKTDASEETVQRIFKLTVENCPVGKLFERANVKISYNLKTER
- a CDS encoding ferritin; the protein is MVSKKLLEMLNDAIAREMQVAIQYMWQHVQWSGVKGFAVQEELKKVAITEMKHAEAIAERLFYLGGTPTTKPTEIFVGKTLKEMIERDIKDEENAINLYKEIIAQAQKEGDVTTAFLFEGILKDEEEHHDLFTTLAEEL
- a CDS encoding Lrp/AsnC family transcriptional regulator, translated to MARKNAEIDEVDQKILKLLQEDARLPFLEIAQKLRLSESTIRKRVQALKEKGVIKRFTVEINPAMIGLNTVAIVGIDVDPPKLLEVAQKLCEFKEIRSVATSTGDHMIMTEIWTKDGRELTRLISEKIGPIEGVKKICPAIILEKLKG
- a CDS encoding nicotinate phosphoribosyltransferase — protein: MKGTLGFVNESNMSMLTDLYELTMCASYFDHKKFEPATFDLFIRRLPPNRSYFLFAGLEQVLLFLEKMKFTEEHIKYLKSLGFKDDFLNYLKDFRFTGDVWAVPEGTVVFPNEPLIRVTAPIIEAQLIETFALNTINLQTTIATKASRVVYAAKGRTVIEFGLRREHGTDAGMKVARASYIAGCNGTSNVLAGMVYGMPVFGTMAHSFVMFFSNELESFRAFARTFPDKVTLLIDTFDNVKGAENAIKVAKELERQGFRLRGVRIDSGDLVAISHRVREMLDKNGLGYVQIFASGDLDEYRIEELLSRGAKIDAFGVGTKMGTSADRPYVDIIYKLCERANEKGEFVPIMKLSERKATLPGRKQVHRFVDDKGNFIKDVIALEGEKISGEPLLVKVMEKGRIVYNLPSLEDIRKRALDNLARLPDKYKRLRGAAKYPVKLSPKLRSLIKELSEKLRKTEEAIASLGGQP
- a CDS encoding FprA family A-type flavoprotein gives rise to the protein MAKILVLYYSKTGNTEKMARAVAEGAKTVQGIEVELTYHVTAEQLKEFDAIIVGTPTYHHDTTIDIKKLFEDAAAKNIDLKDKAGAAFGSYGWSGEAPRLVLEIMKNRFSMDVAEPPLLAKYTPDQAMLEKCKEFGRRVAERLIHK
- a CDS encoding peroxiredoxin → MEKVEEKKPLLSLGEVVPDFEALTTHGKIRLSDFKGRWVILFSHPADFTPVCTTEFVAFAQIYPELVKRNVQLIGLSIDSVYSHIAWVKTIKEKFGITIPFPVIADLDMKVASLFGMIHPKQSTTAAVRCVFVIDPEMKLRAMIYYPLNVGRNMDEILRLIDALQTADKYKVALPANWRPGDPVIVPPPTTQEDAEKRLQEAAQQGYECVDWFLCKKKLP
- a CDS encoding rubredoxin, whose protein sequence is MPLTKWECSICGYIYDPVIGDPEHGVKPGTPFEALPEDWVCPICGAPKDQFVKKE